In Salmo salar chromosome ssa14, Ssal_v3.1, whole genome shotgun sequence, the sequence AAGGGTAACCATTAAGTCTGGATTCTGTGAGGGCAAACCAAGTCCAAAAGAGTTTGAAGTACTGACCTGAAGGAGTATTCAGATTGTTAGCAACTTGACAGGGACTGTCCTTCAGAAAATGCTTGACATATTTCTGGAGAAATGTGGAGAAGAGTGTGAAAACCTTAAATATTACAAGGCAAGGGTACAACATGGACAATTTCAGTTTCCTTTGTTTGCAGAATGTGCAGTAAATCTATCTTGTTTCCTTGTGATCATTACAGTAATACCCTACATGGCCAACAGTATATGGACACCCGTTCAAATTAGtttatttggctatttcagccacacccgctgctgaccggtgtataaaatcaagcacacagccatgcaatctccaaagacaaacattggtagtctAATAGCCGGTACtgaggagctcagtgactttcaacgtggcaacatcataggatgccacctttccaacaagtcagtttgtgaaatttctgccctgctagagctgccccggtcaactgtaagtgctgttattgtgaagtggaaacacctaggagcaacaatggctcagccacgaagtgcacaagcctaagatcaccatgcgcaatgccaagcgttggctggagttgtgtaaagttcaccgccattggactctggagcagtggaaatgcgttctctggatgtgatgaatcacgcttcgccATCTGGCAGActaacggacgaatctgggtttggcggatgttaggagaacgctacctgccccaatgcataatgccaactgttaagtttggtggaggagtaataatgggccccttagttcctgtgaagggaaatgttaatgctacagcatacaatgacattctagacgattctgtgcttccaactttgtggcaacagtttggggaaagccctttcctgtttcagcatgacaatgcccccgtgcacaaatcgaggtccatacagaaatggtttcttGAGAttggtgtagaagaacttgactggcttgcgcAGAgcacttgacctcaaccccatcgaacacctttggaataaattggaatgccgactgcaagccaggcctaatcgcccaacatcagtgcccgacctcactgatgctcttgtggctgaatggaaagtctccacagcaatgttccaacatctagtggggaaaaaaaccttcccagaagattggaggctgttatagcaacaaaggggggaccaactccctaTTAATGCCCAGGGTTTTGGAATTAGatatttgacgagcaggtgtccacatacttttggccatgtagtgtacatcAAAGAACATTGAggaaaacatagaaaatgaattCATTTGTATGTGAAAACAATTGTGTATTTATAAAATAACTAGTTTGTCACCATTTTATTGTGATGGTTAAACATGACATGAGGTTCAAGTCAGTAAGTTGGACATATTCAATATCAATCTGTCAAACTAGCCTACTACAATTAGCAGAGTATGAAATGAACAAGTCACAAACTGGGCAAATTGTGTGGGGACAGCTTCCAGTGCTGAATGGTCAATAACATTAAAACCGCATTCAATTGAATTGAAATAACATTAAATAGAAGGATCACAATGGAAATAAAAAACTTCAGGCTTTATTGTTTTATTCATTCTGATTTAATGTATTTATTGTACACATGCCAGCACCTCTGCGTCTACACTAAATTTGAATTTATTTGGGGGAAAGTTCAAATTACACCTTTTTGGATTCATCATATGGCTATATCCATGCCAGACTTTAGTAACCAATTTGACATACAGCCACACACTTGACTAATTTAAATCAATGGAAAAATGTAAAGTGTTTCTGTCATTCCATGAATGAGTTAAATGGGTTATCCTATGAGTTTGACTGCTGCTGTAGTTATATTGTATAGACTTGACCTCTATGGCAGTTGTTGTTTCTGTTCGACACTAGGATACTGATTTGACTAAAGATATGACTAAAGATATGACGAAAGGAGCTTCAGCTATTTAGTTCTGCAATCCCTCCTGTGAACAGGGACATATTCGGAGGTACTAAAACATCAAGCTGTCATAATAACCACAATAACCTTTTTATAGGATAACATTGTATATCATTTTAATCCACTCACATCCATGACTATTCACATGTACTTCTccattttgcttgtttgaagaTGAACAATTGCACTTATTGATCATAACATCTCCAGAAGTTAGTGATTCAAACAGCTTTTTGTGCACATTCAACACAATTCTGTGAATAATTTTACATATATATCTGGCAGACCTGGATCATTTGGTTGTGTATTCTTCATCACAATTTACATTTTAAGATATCATTGTGGATACTACAATTATATTTCATATAGGCATGGTCAGGCGAAATGTATCCAATAAGTTGTTTGGTGGCTATATTGGAAAAAGGCTTCTGTGGGGTTAATTTATGAATCCTGTGATGGCCTATCTACAAGtctttttaaaaacctgttctAGCTGTGTGTGCAATTTGGTCCTTCTATCACTAAAGTTACAATTCAAAAACGTAGTTGCCCCCACAACATGGAATTCTATGTCTACGTTTCCAACATTCTAATGTCAATGGCACAATTTGGGAGATTTTTCAACAAAAGTTGTAGCTCGTGCATTCAAAGTTTGTTATGTTATATATATCATTTCAAAGGTAATTTCATGACCTTTCAGAAGCACTTGTCAAACACAGTTTAACATGTATCAGGTATTCTGATATGTACCCTAGAGGTCAAAGTTCTGTTGAACTGAACATTCCTGAAAATGTGTCTGATGGATAGCTGTGAATCTAAGCATTCCATTTATGATTGAATTATATAACTTGTTTtatactgacaatgtttgtcataGGGTAAAAGTCCTATTGGAAAAATGAATGGGATGGCGggtgaaagaaaaagagagaacagAAAACTCCCAAATTTGGGGGGGGCTGGCTCATAGACTAATATTAATGACCCCGAGCCCAAGTCAGTTCGTGACTTGGGCGTCTGCAGGTGATTTCGTTTGGCTGTCATTCCTCATTCACCCGACAGTGGCACAGATTCATCACTCCACCCGTACGATAGATGGCGGTAGAGATCCAGTAAAGTAATTACAACCCCTAAAGAAGTAGTAGGGGTCAAAGTGGAACGATTTATGCATGTGACATTGAAAACGAGAAGGGGTAAATGCAATTTTCTGATTGATAATTTGGAAATATATGTTATATGCATTGGCTTGCTATCTATTTTAGTTGCGTTTTCTGGATTGTGGGGGCTATTGACTTTCAAGCTTCCTTGAATCCTCGTCATGCATCTCTCTTTtcaagctaactaacgttagctaactgtcAACAAAATGTCACAACAATTAGCTACATTGCTAGCGCTAGTTTTTTCGGGTTAGCTACTAAAAtgaagctaactagctacatgtACGCTTGCCAACGTACTACTAACCAGAAAATAGCAGGTGTGTTTTGCTATAGCCAGAAGAACGATGACCATTCTAGCTAGCATAGCCAATGTTATCCAGCATCTGACCAGTGACGATAATGATGGCTCTGTCAATGTCAGTGTTGCATTTGTGTCAATAAAACATAATGAAAATGCACAGTTATTCACCCAGTGTATACTTAAAAATAATGTGTCTATTTTATAATCAACTTTACATCACAGGAGAATTTGCTGATCAGCACATTTCATCTTATGTATCCAGCAAGCTATCTATACTGTCAGTATCATAGAGATCCTAATTATACGGTCACTACACTGTATGGGCATCCATAATTAGGCTGTTGAGTAGTAAATGTTGAAAGATAATGACTTCTCTTTGTCTCCCTTTGATTTTTATAAACCACACACCAATTAAGTAAAAttctgttttcatttttttttctccaggaAAATGCGATTAACAGCCATACTGTCGATGGCTGCTAAGGCTGCCTTCCCTAAAGACTACCGCTACGGCACCAGTCGGCCATGGACCATAGCTGCCAAGAGACTGAACCCACCAGGCAAGAAGAGAAGAAAGGTGTTCATTGAGCCCATAGCTTATGAGGACTGGTCTGTTTTCAAAGGGGACACAGTAAGTGGTCATGCCAAAAGGACAATGAAGATTTTTTAGATATggaatatttaagcaataaggcacgaggggggtgtggaatatggccaatatatcatggctaagggctgttcttatgcccGATgcagcagagtgcctggatacagctcttagccgtggtatattggccatataccacaaactttATAATTTCTAATAATAAATATTATACACTGAAAATGTTATGCTTCCCTCTAAACACTGGTATTGCAGTTTTGCCTAATTCCTTTGCAGAGATACCAGCTATTAGACACAAAAAAACTGTTAGGCAAACCATTGAGTTGATCAATTCCTTGCTATAAAAGCAACACATGGAAGGTGACGATAATGAGATGTAGGACTGAAAAGGGAGTGTCACTGTCAAAGTTTATTCAGCCATTAGCCTAATGTTTTGATGCTTTGATATTCTAAACTGGTGTTCCACCTTGACCAGGTTGAGATTCTCTCTGGGAAAGACAAAGGAAAGCAGGGCAAAGTGGCCCAGGTCTTCAGACACAGAAACTGGGTCATCCTGGACGGGCTGAACACGGTAAGAATCCTAATCATCGTTGTAAGAGGGGATATGTTTGCCACATAACAGAGAAGACATTCATACACTACATTCAGTATAAACACCCAACAATTGTACACTATTttgtatacatactgtataacccACTTGATATAGTGCCAGCTATGGTGGTTGTTGCGTAGTCacctatttatttttatttttgcatttTAGAAAACTGTCCCTACTACCAATGAGGAGCTTCATAAATGCTTGATGGGCTTCCTTCTAAATGTTTTATCATACTGGTTTCTAGTGCACTGTCTTTGAATCTGGGTAGCCTTCTCAATGGCTTCACAGGCCAAGCTACAGTTGCAAAGACCAAGCTACAGTTGCAAAGGCCAGGGCCCGGTTTCATCGCTGGAACCATAGGATCATTTTTTAAGAGCAACTCACAAACTAGACTTAATGCCATCCAGCAATTTATTTTGCTACCATCATTAGTGAATTTAGTGAGAATCCATTGTCATGTTTTGGACTATGATGATAAACAAGTATGGTATGTTTCTGTTAACAAATACTGTCTTTTTGATGTTGAAccccactttatattatttaaaaaGAATATGGCCCTTTTTAGGCTGTGTTACAAACGATGGACATTGATTTCAACAGCAATTGAAGTTCTGTTATCTCTGCAATGTTTGAATAAATTAAATGAACACAGTATTTCTCAATTGTAGCATTTCAGGTACATTGGGAAAACTTCAGATTACCGGGGGACTTATATTGCCAGCGAGGCTCCCCTTCTAATTCGAGACATCTCACTTGTTGACCCTACTGACAGGTGAGTCCCAGTGCATTATGGGGAGGTCCAGATTCTAACATTTGTCTAAGCCCATGATCACCAAACCTGTttctagatagttgctgggtgtgcaggctttggTAACAGCCCAATACTGAAACAACTCATTCAGTTAACCAGGGCTTCAGTGGAAAAGTATCATGGTATTCAAACCTTTACCACAGGGTGGTGCAGAAAACACCCATGCAAAAAAGAAGTGGAACAATAGCCTGCTCACCCAGTAGCTATCTAGAACCAGGGTTTGTGTCCATGCTCAGAGTTTAGTTTACATTTTTAGTAGATTTTATGTGCAGGGCTTGGATTTAATGGTGCAATAAGTAGGATTTTTGTGCACAGATGTACCCACATTTCTATTGTATTTAAATAGTTTATGATTAGTGAATGCTTTGACTTGAACACTGACTGATCTTGACCACTTTAGTCCTGAGTTTAATACCAAACCCGACTCCTGTCTGTTGCTCCAACAGGAAACCCACCGAGGTGGAGTGGAGGTtcacagaggagggggagaaggtgcGTGTCTCCCTCAGGACGGGCCGCATTGTCCCCAAACCAGTGTTCCAGCGCAGAGACGGCATCGTACCGCAGCAGTGGAAGGGTGAGTCTGCATttggggagggaggaacagaggctAGAGGAGGGGCAAAGAAATCTAGATGGATTGAGGTTGAGAGGGAGCTTTTGTGAATGAGAGTCAAGCTTGTCAAAAATTTGGGTGAAGATGAGTGAGTGGAAAAGCAGGACACAAGCTGGTCTGGGTGATGTATAAGTAACGCTTTTATTTGTTTAAAGCGGTAATCagtagttgaaacaataacaaagcttaGTCcccgccactgttttggtaaaagctgagggatgggactggagaaatgtaaccactcaaatttattCACAGAATTATGGATGCAAActgtccatgatatcaacattccagttaaaaaaaaaatgtttttatgtaaATGTTTGttcacatttactttgtttacaaacattggagttaaACAAGCCCACCTTTTGGGTTCTGATAGGGTATGgccgttgaactaagctcatgaggcattaatAAGTTAtattttcaagaatcaatgggggAAAATTTTGTAGCAActtcagattgcccctttaaaggacCAATGCAGCTATTTTTATCTCCGTGTCAGATCATTTATGAGTAACAATTAAGTAACTTACTGTAATGATTTTCAATTAaaattcttagcaaagagcaatttctcaagcaagaattttgctagcaATGTTTGGGAGTGATCTGAGTGggaaggggaaaactgaaaaccagCCGTTGTTGGCAGAGaggtctttcttattggtctattaactaatttaccaaaaCTCCGTCCCAGCAAAACTTGCTGAAATtgcaggcggtcttttcaaaccaCTCTagagtggaaatatatataacacacaggaTAAATCACATTTTGGccggcactgggcctttaacatatACCGCCTTGTGAAATCAACAGGCAGGCCATAACTGCACCCATGAAAAACCTACTAATTAGAAGGTCCTgtatagattgtattttcaaccagcaaatagattgtattttcaaccagcaactatcagaaAATAACACTgataaaaaacaaataaatatatatatatattacttttacttttacagtgttagtttcatcagctgttattacacaataaaacacaggaaaacttaATTTCGACTCCACTGGGCCTTCAATTCTCTGCAAATTTGATCAATTACCACATAAAACAGTAAAATCATCGCAATATCACAAAAACGTGACCGATCACACACTACGAAAACAGGGCTCGCCGTTTAAACCAATCGCTCACATTTATTGCATAATATGGTTCAATCAAGCCAACAAACGTTTTCCTTCGTCAGTGCATTTTCGTAACAGTCAATCACAAAACAATTACTAGGGTGATGTGTACCATATGATAGACTGGAAGTTAGGTGAGTTGGGTCAGCTACATGCTGTGTACTTAGTGTAAGTATACCCTTTCTTCTGAATTGACCCCCCCTAATTTTGGAATCCCCTTATTGGTTGGTGTCTGCCATCCCAGACGGCCCCAAGGACACCAGTCCGGAGGACACCCTGGAGAAGACTTACACGCCCTCCCTCAAGACTctggaggaggaggtgatggACAAACTGGGCATCGAGGAACCCAGGAGGAACCGGAAGACCTACTGGTACTGAGGGGGAAGACCCTCTGGTGTCGGTGCCACACAGCCACGGGTTAGGTTGGGGCGTTGCATCCACGGTATCCCTACTGAATGCTCTTTATGgacctacagtaggcctatatctgTGTATTAAAGAAATGTTCCACATCGCTCAGTCCAGATGGATATCAGTGGAAATGGGTTGAGTGAGTACAGTAACGTGATGGAAACCTTCATGTGCACATAGAAATGTAACTGTATTACATGGCCTCTGTCAGGCATAAATTCAGCAGAAGTCATTATTTATGATGCTTTCAGAGTTTGTCtcaaatgttttggtttgtttttatcataaataaatGTCTAAGGAATCTACAATCCTGTTCTTGATTTGACTTTGAGTTTTCCTAGATAGTGGGAGATAAAAATTAACAACAGAAGTAATCCTAATGTTTCTGTGCTACAAATTGAGCAGGTACATGCTGTAAATACTACATCTGCATTTGTTATAGAATTGGCTACTTTAGTTATCCATTCAGATGTTGAACAAGTGGTCTTGTCAAAGCAACCCTAAGTGAACTTATGTCTGAGACTTGGATGAATATGTGTAAAGCTGACGTCTCGTGTCACCAAAACTGCACAATCAGCAACAAGTTCAAGCTTTTTAAACAGGTTTTTACTTTGCAGGACAGAACTTGGCTTTTGAGGGACATTTTGACAAATAGAGAGCTCAGAATTTGACAGACGAGCTGAAATCAGAGTTAAGGAGAAAGACGTCAAGGCTCTAAAGTTCGAGCTGCAGCAAACGCAGTGCCAGGAAAAAGAATTAGCTGCCAGCCTCTTGTAAAAGGGTTTGGGAAGATGAAGTAGAAAATACCGTAAGTCATTACTCATCTTGGGAGAGCTCACCGCCACTTTGGCCATTTATATGTTAAAATTAGTTATATTATACTACTTGGGCCAGGGTGT encodes:
- the mrpl24 gene encoding large ribosomal subunit protein uL24m, with protein sequence MRLTAILSMAAKAAFPKDYRYGTSRPWTIAAKRLNPPGKKRRKVFIEPIAYEDWSVFKGDTVEILSGKDKGKQGKVAQVFRHRNWVILDGLNTHFRYIGKTSDYRGTYIASEAPLLIRDISLVDPTDRKPTEVEWRFTEEGEKVRVSLRTGRIVPKPVFQRRDGIVPQQWKDGPKDTSPEDTLEKTYTPSLKTLEEEVMDKLGIEEPRRNRKTYWY